One region of Athene noctua chromosome 18, bAthNoc1.hap1.1, whole genome shotgun sequence genomic DNA includes:
- the SLC16A3 gene encoding monocarboxylate transporter 4 — protein MGAVVADDGPSGVKAPDGGWGWAVLFGCFIITGFSYAFPKAVSVFFKELIREFGIGYSDTAWISSILLAMLYGTGPLCSVCVNRFGCRPVMLVGGLFASMGMVIASFCTSIVQIYLTAGVITGLGLALNFQPSLIMLNRYFDKRRPLANGLSAAGSPVFLCALSPLGQILQHEYGWRGGFLILGGMLLNCCVCGALMRPLEPSNKSEATKEPAEKKVKKKLLDFSVFKDGGFVIYTLAASIMVLGLFVPPVFVVSYAKDLKYHDTKAAFLLTILGFIDIFARPICGMVAGLKWVRPRCVYLFSFAMIFNGFTDLMGSMSVDYGGLVVFCIFFGISYGMVGALQFEVLMAIVGTQKFSSAIGLVLLAEAMAVLIGPPSAGKLLDATGRYMFVFIIAGIEVTTSALVLALGNFFCIKKKSEEPHTKEEAAEREELNKSEDKTPEDAKVDSIEVEQFLKDEPEKNGEVVTNPETCV, from the exons ATGGGAGCTGTAGTAGCTGATGATGGTCCATCTGGTGTTAAAGCCCCTGATGGAGGTTGGGGCTGGGCCGTCCTTTTTGGCTGTTTTATCATCACAGGATTCTCCTATGCCTTTCCAAAGGCAGTTAGTGTCTTCTTTAAAGAACTTATCCGTGAATTTGGCATTGGATATAGTGACACTGCATGGATTTCCTCCATTCTGTTGGCCATGCTTTATGGAACAG GTCCACTCTGTAGTGTATGTGTCAATCGCTTTGGCTGTCGCCCTGTCATGCTGGTGGGTGGCCTTTTTGCCTCAATGGGGATGGTGATAGCCTCCTTCTGCACGAGCATCGTTCAGATCTATCTAACTGCAGGTGTGATTACTG GTTTGGGTCTGGCACTAAACTTTCAGCCTTCACTCATCATGTTAAATCGTTACTTTGACAAACGCCGGCCCCTGGCCAATGGACTATCTGCTGCTGGGAGTCCAGTGTTTCTTTGCGCTCTCTCACCGTTGGGGCAGATACTACAACACGAGTATGGTTGGAGAGGAGGATTCCTTATACTGGGTGGGATGCTGCTGAACTGCTGTGTATGTGGGGCATTAATGAGACCTTTGGAGCCATCCAACAAGTCTGAAGCTACCAAAGAACCAGCTgagaagaaagtgaagaaaaaactTCTGGATTTCAGTGTGTTTAAAGATGGTGGTTTTGTAATCTACACGCTAGCAGCATCCATCATGGTGCTTGGGCTCTTTGTTCCCCCGGTTTTTGTTGTGAGTTATGCCAAGGATTTAAAGTATCATGACACCAAAGCAGCTTTCCTTCTAACTATTCTGGGATTCATTGATATCTTTGCTCGGCCTATTTGTGGAATGGTAGCTGGTCTCAAGTGGGTTAGACCACGCTGTGTCTACCTCTTCAGTTTTGCTATGATTTTCAATGGCTTTACAGATCTTATGGGTTCTATGTCTGTTGATTATGGTGGCCTGGTGgtcttttgcattttctttggcatTTCTTATGGAATGGTAGGTGCTCTTCAGTTTGAAGTTCTCATGGCGATTGTTGGTACTCAGAAGTTTTCCAGTGCTATCGGTTTAGTGCTCCTGGCAGAAGCTATGGCTGTTCTAATTGGTCCACCATCAGCAG GAAAACTCTTGGATGCAACAGGGAGGtacatgtttgtttttattattgctggAATTGAAGTTACCACCTCAGCACTTGTATTGGCCTTGGGAAATTTCTTCTGCATtaagaaaaaatcagaagaacCACATAcaaaagaagaagcagcagaaagagagGAATTAAACAAATCTGAAGACAAAACTCCTGAGGATGCCAAGGTGGACTCTATTGAAGTGGAGCAGTTTCTGAAAGATGAGCCTGAAAAAAATGGCGAAGTTGTAACTAACCCAGAAACGTGTGTGTGA